Below is a genomic region from Flammeovirgaceae bacterium SG7u.111.
TGTAATTTCTTTTATAGTGAGACTTCCCACACCCACAACTTCACCTTCCCACGACATTTTTGAGCCTACTCCGTTACCGCTGTACTCATATTTTGCCTCCAGATCGGCGGCTCTGTACGGGCTCCAAGCGTCCCAGTTGTGCAAGTCGACCACATGTGGGAAAATCTCGGAAGCAGGCTTGTTGATCTCGATACTTCTCTCTACGTGGTATTCTGAGGGCAAAACAGCAGCTATTACCAATATGGCTATGGCAAGGGCAGCTACAATTCCGAAAATGATTTTTAAAGCTTTCATGGGTTTAAAATTTTAGATTAACATAAATTACGCTGAGAAGTCAGTTGGTTAGTGCTTTTTTTAATTGATGATGCTGTAAAGATGGCTTCTGAGGCCGTAAACTATTTACGGGCTAAAAAAAATGCCTATTTTTTTATTTTCTATAAAGAAAAACATCGTACTTAAAAGTAGCAGAGCTGTGTAAGACGCTTTATTTTTTTACATTTACAAGTAGCCTAGTTTTTTACGTGGCTATTGCTCTCCAAAAAACATTGACCAACTAACTCTTTACCTTAATTGTGAAACCTGCTATTGCATTTTTCGACTTTGATGGTACTATCACCACTAAAGATTCCTTTATCGAATTTATCAAATACTACAGAGGAAAACCGCGGTTTTATCTGGGTTTTCTGCTCCTCTCACCAGTTTTAGTTCTCTTCAA
It encodes:
- a CDS encoding SRPBCC family protein codes for the protein MKALKIIFGIVAALAIAILVIAAVLPSEYHVERSIEINKPASEIFPHVVDLHNWDAWSPYRAADLEAKYEYSGNGVGSKMSWEGEVVGVGSLTIKEITPHKEMKTHLKFVDPQMTESDGTWTFEESANGTRVTWANDGKLGYPMGRVFGLFLDGMIGTEFQKGLNNLKKTVE